DNA sequence from the Glycine soja cultivar W05 chromosome 18, ASM419377v2, whole genome shotgun sequence genome:
AATTACAAGTGGTAGGTTCTTCccattcttctgttttgcaggtagaAGGATGCCCCACATGCGGAGGAACCCATGAGCCTGGACAATGTGTAAGCCAACAGGATACCTCTCGAGAGGTAAACTATATGGGCATACCAAATCACGGATTCCAGGGTTACAACCAGGGGAACTCATCCGGATTCCACCCAGGGGGAGCAGGATTCAATCACGGACCACCGGGATTCAATCAAGGAAGAAACTTCACGCAAGGTTCAGGGTGGAGGTATCAGGGAAACCAGTACAAGGAGCAAAGGAACCAACAACCATACCAACCGCCATACCAGCATCCCAGCCAGGGTCCTAATCAGCAAGAAAAGCCCACCAATATAGAAAATTGTTGCTGTAATTCATCCAGGAAACACGATCCCATCAAAAGAGCACGGATGCAGCCATTCAGAATCTGGAAGTTCAAATGGGCCAATTGGCACAAGACAAAGCCGAACGGTCCACTAGAACTTTCGGGGCTAACATGGAGAAGAACCCAAAGGAAGAATGCAAGGCCGTGCTGACCCGAGGGCAGAAGAAAGCACAGGAGGAAGGtaaggttgaagaagaagatCGGTCAGAGGAAGACAGGATAGAGACACCAGAAGAAAggacagaagaagaagagaaggtggCATCACCACCTACAACCAAGAGCCAGAAAGCACGAGAAGCCAGGAAAGAAGAACCACCAGCCCTACCACAAGATCTcccatatcctgtggtacccACCAAGAAGAACAAGGAACGCTACTTCAAGCGTTTCTTGGAAATATTCAAAGGGCTGGAGATCACTATGCCATTCGGGGAAGCCTTACAGCAGATGCCCCTCTACTCCAAATTTATGAAGGACATCCTCACCAAGAAGGGGAAGTACATTGACGATGAGAACATTGTGGTAGGGGGTAACTGCAGCGCTATAATACAGAGGAAGCTACCCAAGAAGTTTAAGGACCTCGGAAGTGTTACCATCCCGTGCACCATATGGAAGGAGACGATGAGCAAGGCCCTCATTGACTTAGGAGCAAGTATCAATCTGATGCCCTTGTCAATGTGTAAAAGAATTGGGAATCTGAAGATAAATCCTACCAAGATGACGCTTCAGCTAGCAGACCGCTCGATTACAAGGCCGTACGGGGTGGTAGAAGATGTCCTAGTCAAGGTACGCCACTTTACTTTTCCGGTGGACTTTGTCATAATGGATATTGAAGAAGACACAGACATTCCCCTCATCTTAGGCAAACCATTCATGCTGACTGCCAACTGTGTGGTGGATATGGGAAATGGGAACTTGGAGTTGAGTATTGACAATCAGAAGACCACCTTCGACCTCTTCAAAGCAATGAAGTATCCATAGGAAGGTTGGAAGTCTTTCAGAGTAGAAGAGATTGATAAAGAAGATGTCAGTATTCTCAAGACACCACAGTCTTCAATGGATAAAGCAATGGTAAACGCTTTGGACTGTCTAACCAGTGAAGAGGAGAAAGATCTGAAGGCTTGCTTGGAAGACTTGGATCGACAAGACAGTATTCCTGAGGGAGAAGCCAAATTTGAGACGCTAGAAGAGAAAGTTCCGtctgagaagaagaagatagagTTGAAGATATTGCCCGATCATCTAAAGTATGTGTTCTTGGAGGAAGATAAGCCTGTAGTAATCAGCAATGCACTCACAACAGAGGAAGAAAACAGGTTAGTAGATATCCTCAAGAAACACAGGGAAGCTATTGGATGGCATATATCGGATCTTAAGGGAATTAGCCCTGCTTATTGCATGCACAGAATAATGATGGAAGAGGATTACAAGCCAGTCCGACAACCCCAGAGGCGGTTAAATCCAACAATGAAGGAAGAGGTCAGAAAGGAGGTACTCAAGCTCTTGGAGGCTGGGCTCATATATCCCATCTTTGATAGCGCTTGGGTAAGCCCAGTACAGGTGGTTCCCAAGAAAGGTGAAATGACAGTAGTACGGAATGAGAAGAATGACTTGATACCAACACGAACTGTCACTGGCTGGCGAATGTGCATCGATTATCGCAAGCTGAACGAGGCCACCCGAAAGGACCACTTCCCTCTACCTTTCATGGATCAGATGCTGGAGAGACTTGCAGGGCAGGTGTACTATTGTTTCTTGGATGGATACTCGGGATATAATCAGATTGCGGTGGACCCTAGAGACCAAGAGAAGACGACCTTCACATGCCTTTTTGGTGTCTTTGCTTACAAAAGGATGCCATTCGGGTTATGTAATGCACCAGCCACATTTCAGAGGTGCATGCTGGCCATTTTTTCAGACATGGTGGAGAAAAGCATTGAGGTATTCATGGATGAATTCTCGGTTTTTGGACCCTCATTTGACAGTTGTTTGAGGAACCTAGAGATGGTACTTCAGAGGTGCGTAGAGACTAACTTAGTGCTGAACTGGGAGAAGTGTCATTTTATGGTTCGAGAGGGCATAGTCCTGGGCCACAAGATCTCAGCTAGAGGGATTGAGGTTGACCGGGCAAAGATAGACGTTATAGAGAAGCTGCCACCACCATTGAATATTAAAGGTGTCAGAAGTTTCTTAGggcatgcaggattctacaggagGTTCATCAAGGATTTCTCGAAGATTGCCAGACCTCTAAGCAACCTGCTGAATAAAGATGTGGCCTTCAAGTTTGATGAAGAATGTTCAGCAACATTTCAGACACTGAAGGACAAGCTCACTACTGCACCTGTGATGATTGCACCAGACTGGAATAAAGactttgagctaatgtgcgattcCAGTGATTATGCCATAGGAGCAGTTCTAGGACAGAGACACGACAAGGTATTTCATGCCATCTATTATGCTAGCAGGGTCCTGAATGAAGCACAGTTGAATTATGCCACCACAGAAAAGGAAATGCTAGTTGTTGTCTTTGCCTTGGAGAAGTTCAGGTCATACTTGATAGGATCGAAGGTCACCATTTTTATAGATCATGCTGTCATCAAGCATCTGCTCGCCAAAACAGACTCCAAGCCAAGGTTGATTAGATGGGTCCTCTTATTGCAAGAGTTTGACATCGTCATCAAGGATAAGAGAGGATTCGAGAATATGGTAGCCGATCACTTATCTCGGTTAAAGAATGAAGAAGTCACCAAGGAAGAGCCagaggtaagagatgaattTCCTGATGAGTTTCTTTTGCAGGTTACCACCAGACCTTGGTTTGCAGACATGGCAAACTACAAAGCCACGGGAGTTATTCCAGAGGAGTATAATTGGAGTCAGAGGAAGAAATTTCTACACGATGCACGCTTCTATGTGTGGGATGACCCCCATTTGTTCAAGGCAGGAGCAGATAATGTATTGAGAAGATGCGTCACAAAGGAAGAAGCATAGAGCATTCTTTGGCACTGTCACAGTTCACCATACGACGGACATCACAGCAGGGACAGAACAACAGCAAAAGTGATACAATCAGGTTTTTTCTGGCCCTCTCTGTTTAAAAATGCTTACGAGTTTGTGCGTTATTATGATAGATGCCAGAGAACAGGGGGGATATCGCGAAGAAATGAGATGCCTTTACAGAACATCATGGAAGTAGAAATCTTTGACTGTTGGGGCATAGACTTCATGGGACCCCTGCCTTCGTCATATGGCAATATTTACATCTTGGTAGCAGTGGATTATGTCTCCAAGTGGGTGGAGGCTATAGCTATGCCGAAGGACGATGCCAGGATAGTAATCAAGTTTCTCAAGAAGAATATTTTCTCCCGCTTCGGAGTCCCACGAACCTTGATTAGTGATGGAGGAACGCACTTATGCAACAACCAGTTGAAGAAAGTCCTGGAGCACTATAATGTCCGACATAAGGTGGCCACACCTTATCATCCTCAGACGAATGGCCAAGCAGAAATCTCTAACAGGGAGCCCAAGCGAATCCTGGAGAAGACAGTTGCATCATCCAGAAAGGATTGGGCCTTGAAGCTCGATGATACTCTCTGGGCCTATAGGACAGCGTTCAAGACCCCCATCGGCTTATCGCCATTTCAGCTAGTGTATGGGAAGTCATGCCATTTACCAGTAGAGCTGGAGCATAAAGCATATTGGGCTCTCCGGTTGCTTAACTTTGACAACAATGCATGCGGGGAAAAGAGGAAATTACAGCTTCAGGAGTTAGAGGAGATGAGACTGAATGCCTATGAATCGTCCAGAATTTACAAGGAAAAAACGAAGGCATATCATGATAAGAAGTTGCAGAGGAGAGAATTCCAGCCAGGGCAGCAGGTATTGCTCTTTAACTCAAGGCTAAGGCTGTTCCCAGGTAAGCTGAAGTCCAAGTGGTCAGGACCGTTTATCATAAAAGAAGTTAGACCTCATGGAGCAGTGGAATTGGTGGACCCTAGAGAAGAGAACTTCGAGAAGAAATGGATCGTCAATGGCCAGCGCTTAAAGCCGTATAACGGAGGACAACTAGAGCGATTGACGACCATTATCTATTTAAATGATCCTTGAGAGGGCCTACTGTCTAGCTAAAGACAATAAACTAAGCACTggttgggaggcaacccaacatATATTGTAAAAATGTCGTTCTTtattattccaaaaaaaaagccCAACAGGTGCAAACAGCAAACagggggtacgaaaagcaaAGGCCCAACATGTGAAGTCAGCAAAAGGAGGGGTGCTAATAGCAAAACTCAAGTAGGCTGCACGAAGccacgcgcttagcgcgcgacctcgcgctaagcgcccaggtaagttttcgaattttgaattttgaaaacgGGGGAATGCCAAGGGTCAGCAGGTCTTTGGAGCACTTAGCGGCTACCTCCCGCTAAGCGCGTGCACCATAATTGCTGGGCAGTTTTCGAAAACTGCCCAACCCCTTAGCTGCCtccattttgttttaaaaacacAGATTTGAGcttccatttttcttttctacacGCTCTCAACCCTTCCCCCTTATTCTCTGCATTCTTTTTCTGCGAATCCTAGCCTTATTGCGATTTTTTTTCAACTGCTCTTCACACAAAAAGGTAGGATTGTGGTTCTGAATTGTGTTAACCTAAGCTGTAGGGATTATCACGCTAAGCTTTGCTGGAGGCTTAGCGAGTGCGGACACGAGGCTTGTGCAACGCGCTAAGCCTCTGTAAGACAGAGGAACTAGAACGAAACACGCGCTTAGCTAGCACGGTCGCACTAAGCACGCTCATCAACTTCAgtgaacgcgctaagcgcgtgccTCCTTCAGCAGACAGGCGCGCCAAGCGCCAGGCTGGGCCTCAGGGCCCATCAGCCTCGCTCCTTGCTTCGTGCACCCCCCTTCTGTTTTGCTTTCTACACCCCCCTTCCTTCTACTTTCTGCACCCCCTTCTTTACTCACTTCACCCCCTTCCTCCTTCTACTTTCTGCACCCCCCATGTCTACTAACTGTagtctgtttttgtttttttcagaTGGCTTCTCGCAAGCGCCGTGCCGTGCCCACACCAGGGGAAACGTCCAACTGGGACTCTTCCCGCTTTACGTCCGAGATCGCTTGGCACAGGTACCAAGACAACATTCAGCTTCGGAACATCCTTCCGGAGAGGAATGTTGAACTTGGGCCTGGTATGTTTGATGAGTTCCTCCGGGAACTCAGGAGGCGCAGATGGGACCAGGTGCTGACTCACCTACCAGAGAAGAGGATCGACGTGGCTCTGGTGAAAGAGTTCTATTCGAACCTTTATGATCCAGAGGACCACAGTCCCAGATTCTGCAGGGTGCGAGGACAGGTCGTTCGCTTTGATGCTGACACCATTAATGACTTCCTCGACACCCCAATCATCTTGGAGGACGGGGAGGAGTACCCAGCATACACCAGATACCTCAGCACTCACCCCGATCCTGACACCATCGCTGCCACACTGTGTACTCCAGGGGGGGCGTTTTGTTCTTAATGTCGATGGTCTCCCCtggaagctgctgaggaaggaTATGATGACACTCgctcagacatggagtgtcCTCTCTTACTATGATCTTGCGCCCATTTCTCACACATCTGATGTTAATCTTGACAGGGCACGCTTGATCTACGGCTTGGTGAGCCGCATGGATATGGACGTGGGCAGCTTTATATCGTAGCAGATCAGTCAGATTGCCCAGTCCAGCACCTAAAGGCTCGGGTTCCCAGCATTGATTACAGTGCTGTGTGACATTCAGGGGGTGATTTCTGATACCCTAATCTTTGAGTCACTCATCCCTGCGATCAACTTGGCTTATGTgaagaagaactgttggaacccCATCGATCCATTGATCACCTTTCCAGGGACTCGCCGTACACGCACCAGAGCCTCGGCATCGGCATCAGAGGCCCCTCTTCCTACCCAGCCTCCGTCTCAGCCTTCTTCTCAGAGACCGCGACCTCCACCTGCTTCCACCTCAGCATCCATGGACATGCATGGTCAGATGCTGAGGTTCATTCACGTCGGACAACATCTCATCATGGAGAACATGCACAGGCTATCCTTACACCTGCAAATGGACCCCCCGCTCATCACTCCAGAGGCTTATCGTCAGCAGGTTGCCTGGCCAGGAGACCAGCCCTCCACTGACAGGGGGGAAGAGCCTTCTGGAGCCGCTGAGGATCCTGCAGTCGATGAAGACCTCATTGCTGACTTAGCCAGCGCTGACTGGGGCCCATGGGCAGACTTGGGCGGAGGCAGTTgatgttttcttttatgttttgatgtttccttttatgttttgttgttttcttttatgtttggtgttttcttctttcttatgtTTCGTTTATGTGGTCTGTTTGGGTATTAAAAAAGAAGTAGTAGTAATAATATCAGTATTTCAGTATGTGTTTTCTGAGTAATAATTGCATGATAAACTTGAGCAGTCATAATTTTTGAGCTTGTTCTGGAAGGTTCAAACACTTAAGATGCCACTAATCCTTGGAAACTCTGGTTCTGGAAGCACAAGTCAGGTCAGGAAATGGAACATGAATAGCACAAGGTGTGAAGGTTAGTCTGATGGAACAAGGTCATAACTGGTACACCGTATACTTGCTTAAATTCCGatgagagtgtgaacttaattgTGAGAAAAAATGCCTGTTTTTAAGTTCCTGGTTTTGCATCAGTCTTGGATTGTTAGAATAGTTACTTAAGGTGGATATGATCAAGGCCATGTTTGTTATATTtagctacttagccaaaaagccaacCCGACATCATTTTTTTCCCTTGCACCCATGATTGAgcctatatattattttgaattaacccTTGAGCCAATAAAATGATAGTCCTACCCTTTAGGATGATAAGAGAGCAAAAATGGGTTATAAAGGtcttaatttgggggattttggAAAATAGGTAGCTAAGACAATAGTACAACACATAGTAAGACACCTCTCACAAACTGGAAGcccaattataaaaataaaaataaaaatgaatgtaaTAAAGGGCAGAAACAAAAGAGCAAGAGAGGTGCCAAAAGAAAAGTGCTGTGGGGAAATGAAAGGGTTAAGAAAAAGGCTTCGGAAGAATTAGAAATTTTTGCTCTCTTAATCCTAAGTTTGAATTtccaagaaaaaccatgattttttgTAAGCCAAGCCCCAATACAAGCcaataaagtccttagtgatccacctaaaggtaagtaaagataacTGTACTTAAGATGAAATGCAAAACTTTGGAGTCTTACTTGCAGGTTGTTAGTAAAATTGCAAACACTGAACCAGACACTTGTGAGCAGAGGGAAACACCAACCTTGTGACGAAAGTAAGGCGAGCCAGATTTGATCAAGATTCCAGAGGACAGATTAATTCCATTCTTGTGTTGTATGCTTTCATTTTGAGATGTTGACAGATGCGGAAGGGACCACTGAAAGAAGGAGGAACTGAAGCCATTGATAGTGTTGGAACACTCAGAActtgtttgaaaatttatttttattcttggtttgcttggggacaagcaaagtttaatttgggggattttgataactgctaaataattgtgaattaatagtagttaaatagtcaaattttggcttaaaattaattatttagcagttatttataattaaaagttgaaaaattaattaaattgaatttctggTTGCAGATACGAAAAATGAGGTTACATTAAGCAAAAAGGGCAATagaaatgaagagaaagaaggaatTCTGAAGCAGGCCCAGCCCAACAGTGGCGCTAAGTGCACGTcaggcgctaagcgagcaacCAAATGCAGGCGCTAAGCGTGGCGTTAAGCACGAAGGAGCAGAAACCGTTATGCGCGCTAAGCCCAGCTAGGCGCACAGCGCGTGATCCAACAGAAGCACAGGCTAAGCCTGCAGGGGCGCGCTGAGCGCGCGATCTgaatgcgctaagcgcgaggtgtCGCGCTGAGCGCGACTATGAAGGCCCAAAAGTCCACTTcagcaactataaatagagagctaGTCCCAAGGAATCATCACCTCGTCTCAGAGCACTGTTCTCAGGACTTCAAGCATGAGCTATCCTTTCTTTctattctttgtttttatccccattctttctttcaccc
Encoded proteins:
- the LOC114396993 gene encoding uncharacterized protein LOC114396993, whose product is MVVAFATIVVVEVVAPMATNEVVVGLLTFSVKTASGDVVPINLEIEATCRRNNAARRRREQDTEGSSYTSPPLSPHHAEMDGEPARRVTLEDFSNTATPQFFTSIARPEVQAANISYPHSLIQLIQGNLFHGLPSEDPYTHLASYIEICNTVKIAGVPEDAVHLNLFSFSLARETKRWLHSFKGNSLRTWEEVVEKFLKKYFPESKTAEGKMEISSFHQFPDESLSEALDRFHGDQAILRDRSYMPTKRSLLELGTQDATLAQNKLLTRQIEALTETLSKLPQQLQVVGSSHSSVLQVEGCPTCGGTHEPGQCVSQQDTSREVNYMGIPNHGFQGYNQGNSSGFHPGGAGFNHGPPGFNQGRNFTQGSGWRYQGNQYKEQRNQQPYQPPYQHPSQGPNQQEKPTNIENCCYKAERSTRTFGANMEKNPKEECKAVLTRGQKKAQEEGKVEEEDRSEEDRIETPEERTEEEEKVASPPTTKSQKAREARKEEPPALPQDLPYPVVPTKKNKERYFKRFLEIFKGLEITMPFGEALQQMPLYSKFMKDILTKKGKYIDDENIVVGGNCSAIIQRKLPKKFKDLGSVTIPCTIWKETMSKALIDLGASINLMPLSMCKRIGNLKINPTKMTLQLADRSITRPYGVVEDVLVKVRHFTFPVDFVIMDIEEDTDIPLILGKPFMLTANCVVDMGNGNLELSIDNQKTTFDLFKAMKYP